The Magnetovibrio sp. PR-2 genomic interval CCTTCGAAGACCATCGTCAGCGCGACCTTTTTAAGTAAATTGATTTCATGCAGAGAGTGTTTCTACGAGGACTATTATATAGTCCTCGTACTCACCCCTTCTCAATCCACCCACCACCCAACAGCCGCTCGCCGTCGTAGAACACGCAAGCCTGCCCGGGCGCGATGGCGGAGAAAGGTTCTTTGAGGTGGACTGTGGCGCGGCCGTCTTGCATTGGCGTGATGTGTGCGGGGACGGCGGGGCTTAAGGAGCGGAGCTTGACGACGCAGTCGATGCCGTCCGCCGGTATCGTGTCCCCATCCCCAATCCAGTTGACGTCGCGGATGGTGAGCGCGTTCGCGAGCAGGTCGGCTTTGCAGCCCACTACCACTTGGTTGGTGTCCGCATCAATCTTCACCACGTAGATGGGTTCGGGGCCGGAGATGCCGAGGCCTCTGCGTTGGCCCACCGTGTATTTGATCACGCCGTCGTGTTGGCCCAAAACGTTGCCGTCCATATCCACAACATCGCCGGGCTCCAGTGCGCCGGGGCGAAGTTTGTTGACCACGTCTAAGTACTTACCTTCGGGCACAAAGCAGATGTCTTGGCTGTCGGGTTTTTTGGCGATGTCTAAGCCTAAGCGCTCGGCCTCGGCCCGCGCTTCGTCTTTGGTGCACGCACCCAGTGGAAACCACAACATCTCCACAGCGTCCCCGGGCGTGGAAAACAGGAAATAGCTTTGATCGCGGCTATGGTCTTGGCCCCGGTGCAGCTCCGCCCCATCCGGACCGTCCAAGCGCCGCACATAGTGCCCGGTCACCAGAGCCTCCGCACCTAAGTCCTTGGCTTTGTCCAACAAGTCTTTGAACTTGATGGTGTCGTTGCAATGCACGCACGGGATCGGCGTTTCGCCCGCCAGGTACGTGTCGGCAAAGACCTCCATAACCTCGGCCTTAAAGCGTTCTTCGAAGTCCAGGACATAGTGCGGGATGCCAATGTCGTCGGCCACGCGGCGCGCATCGTGGATGTCGCGGCCCGCGCAGCACGTGCCGGGCTTGTCGATGGCGATGCCGTGGTCATAAAGCTGCATGGTGATGCCCACCACGTCGAAGCCTGCTTCTTTCAACAAGGCCGCCGTCACAGAGCTGTCCACCCCGCCGGACATGGCAACGACCACACGGGTCTCGGCGGGCGGTTTGTTGTGGGCACTTTGGGGCAGGTCGAGCTTCACGGCTTGCCCCCCATGCCCGGAATGCTGTGAAGATACCCCAAGGTTTGAGAACGAAATTCCCGGCGATAGACCACCGCCGTCACCCAAACAGTCGCAATGGCAAACAGCACCGGATGCAAAAACCAGCTGAGCGCGGCAAGCCCGTAATAGTAAGACCGCATGGCGCGGTTGAAGTTGGCCACGGCCAAAGCGAGAACTTCAGACGCCCCTTCGGCAAAGGCCTGGGCGTCATCGCTGTCGGCCTCGGACGGCGGCGGCGCAGCACCCACCAAAATGACGGAGTAGTTGAATTGGCGCAAAGACCAAGCACATTTGAAAAACGCGTAGATGAAAATCAGGAGTAGGAGCAGGATTTTCAGCTCCCACGTGGCTTTGGAGGCCTCGCTCAAGTACGGCACACCCTCGACCAACGCTTGAACCTTATCGAGCGAGCCCAAAATCGCCAACAGCCCGGCCAAGATCAGCAACGTGATGGACGAAAACAGTCCGACGCTGCGCATCAAGGCGCTCATGATGGTGGTGTCCACCATGCGCATGTCACGGCGCAAAAGCTGCTGCATCCAGCCTGCACGGTGCTTTTTCATCACACTCATCAAATTGTGCCCGCCGTGTTTGAGACGGTCGGCATAAAGGATATAGCCATTCCAGACGATGAAAAACCACGCAAGTGCGGCCAAGTCGATGATGGCGATGTCGGGCATCGGGTTTCCTAATCAGTCGTCGCGTTCTTCGAGCCACGCCATTTGGATGGCTTCCAAGATCTTCTCGCTGGATTTTTCCGGGTCGTCGTCGAAGCTGGGCAGCTCTTGCACCCATTTCCACAAGTCCGTGAAGCGCACGTGCATGATGTCAGCGTCCGGGTGCGCGTCTTCCAGTTCAATGGCAATATCGTATACGTCGGTCCAACGCATTGTGATAACTCCTGCAAAAATACGAAGGGGGGCTGGATTGAACCCCGCCCCCCTCAATCCTGTAATCGTTCGAGGCGCTTAGTCCAGCAACATGTTGCGCGTGCCGGCGGGCAGCGTCACTTCCAAGCCGTCCAAGTCTTCGGTCATTTTGATCTGACAGCCCAAACGCGACGTGTGGGTCAGGCCAAACGCCAGGTCGAGCATGTCTTCTTCTTCCTCGGTCGCTTCGTCCAGTTTGTCGAACCATTTGTCTTCGACAACCACGTGACAGGTCGAGCACGCCAGCGAGCCTTCGCAAGCGCCTTCCAGATCCAAACCGTTTTTGTGCGCAATTTCCAGGACCGAAAGGCCAACCGGTGCGTCCACTTCGGTGCGTTTGCCTTCGTCATCGATGAACGTCATTTTCGGCATATTGAGAGGTCTCCTCGGAATTTAATTATCTGTTGAGCATTGGTTTAGCGCGGCCAAGGCCCGGAAACAAGGGATTATTGCCCCTCTTCCCCCTCAACCACGGAGGATTCCAGCTTGTCCATACTCACACCCGTGAGCGCATCGCGGATGCCTTTGTCCATGCGCTTTTCGGCAAAAACCTGGGTCGCCGTGTCGAGTTTTCCTGCCACTTGATTAATGGCGTCTCTGTCCGTGCCTTTGATGGTTTCAATCACTTCGTCCATGACTTCGCCAATGGCTTCGCGTTCTTCGACGCTGAGCAAACGGCAATCGGCTTGCAAAGCGGCGCGTACAGCCAACATGGCGCGTTCGGCCTCAACGCGAGCTTCGGTGAGCAAACGCAGCTCCATATCGTCCTTGGCGTGGGCCATGGAATCGTAGAGCATCTGCGACATTTCGTCTTCCGACAGACCATAAGACGGTTTGACTTCTACCTTGGCTTCGATGCCAGAGGTATCTTCGCCTGCCGTCACGGTCAAAAGGCCGTCTGCATCCACCTGGAAGGTCACGCGGATGTGTGCAGCCCCGGCCGCCATTTGCGGTATTCCGGTCAAGTTAAAGCGCGCGAGTGAACGGTTTTGGTCCACCATTTCGCGTTCACCCTGCACCACATGAATGGCCATAGCGGTCTGGCCGTCTTGATAGGTGGTGAATTCTTGGGCTTTGGCAACCGGGATGGGGGTGTTGCGCGGAATGACTTTTTCGACGATGCCGCCCATGGTCTCAAGCCCCAGCGACAACGGCGTGACGTCCAACAGCAAGGTGTCTGAGCCCACGGTCAACGCTTCGGCCTGCAAAGCCGCACCCACGGCGACCACTTGGTCGGGATCGATGTCGGCCAAGGGTTCGGAGCCGAAGTAGCCTTCGACGGCGGCGCGCACGGCCGGAACGCGGGTGGAGCCCCCCACCAGAACCACACCTTTGACGTCGAGGGGGTCGTAGCCCGCTTCGGTCAGGACCTCATGGCAGATTTTGATGGTACGTTTGACCAGATCGGCAGACAACCCGTCGAACTCGGCACGGGTCAGGGTGTGCTTGGTGGACGTGTCGCCCGCTTGCAGCATCCACTCGCCGCTGTCTTCGGTGGTCAGGCATTCTTTGGCCAAACGTGCCGTCATCAACGCCACTTTGACTTCGCCGGAGTTGAGCTCCGTCTCGCCCAATTCAGCTTTGCGTTGGGTCAAAAAATGATCGGCAATGGCGTGATCGAAATCGTCACCGCCAAGTGCTGCATCACCGCCCGTCGCCAACACTTGGAACACGCCCTTTTCCATGCGCAGCACGGACAAATCGAACGTGCCGCCGCCCAAATCATAAACCGCGTACAAACCTTCGGCTTCTTTGTCCAAGCCATACGCCAATGCCGCGGCTGTCGGTTCGTTCACCAGACGCAAAACGTCAAGCCCCGCCAAACGCGCGGCGTCCTTGGTGGCGACGCGTTGAGCATCGTCGAAGTAGGCCGGAACGGTGATCACGGCTTTGCCGATTTTGGCACTGAGATGTTCTTCGGCCCGGTCACGCAAGGCCCGCAAAATGTCGGCGGAAATTTCGATGGGCGTCATTTTGTGCCCACCAATGTTGAGGCGCACCAGTTGGCTTTCGCCTTCAACGTGGGGCTCGATCTCAAACGGCAGCTGACCGCCCAAGCCTTTGACGTCTTCCGCACCGCGCCCCATCAAACGTTTGATGGAGCTCACCACGCTGTCGGGGCGGCTCAACAACAAACGCTTGGCCAACTCACCCACAATGGGGGAGCCGTCCGGCGCATAGGCCACGATGGATGGGACCAGAGCCGTACCATCGTCGTCCTTCAACACATCGACGGAATTTTCAGAACTGACCGCAACGACCGAGTTGGTGGTGCCGAGATCGATGCCGATGGCGAGCTCAGACTCCCCTTCGTGGGGAGCTGGTGTTTCGCCGGGTTCGTGAATTTGCAGAAGGGTGACCATGTTTAAATCTTTTTGTTTTCAGTATGTGTGTTTAGGCTAAAAGGCGCGCACGAGCTTGGCGCACTTCACCCATCATTTTGTCGAGGTATTTGAGCCGCGTCGTCAGCTGACACGCGCCGTGAATGTCTTCGCCTTGAAACGCCAAAGACAGCGCCTTCAAAACATCGTCGATTTCCGACTTGGTTTCGCGCTGAATGTCGTTCAGCGCCGCCATGCTGTCGGCCATCATCAGCTTTTCGCGCATCTCCATGGCTTCCATCAAGATGGCTTGATCGTTCACCAAGTTGCAGCCTTCGGGAAACACATCCACACCCAACACATGGACCAAATAGTCGGCTCGTTTGAGCGGGTCTTTCAACACTTCGTAAGCATCGTTGAGAGCGGTGGCTTGCTGTTGGCTCAACGCCTTTTCCTTCGGGGCTTTGGTGGCAAAACGGTCCGGGTGGAGCTGGCGCTGCAGATCAAAATACAATCGGTCTATCGCGGACACATCAACATCGAACGTGAGATTAATCCCTAAGCGTTCAAAATGATTGACCGGCGCAGGCCCTTGTACGGCTTCACAGGTGGAGCAAAACAAGCTCGCAACAGGCACCGGGCCTTTGCATGACCAACAAGGTTTCAGTGTCTCGTTTTGAACGTGTACGTTTTCGTCATTCATCAACAGATATTCCAAAAGCGAACCGCCCCACGGGGAAGTTATGGGGGGGGTGGTTCGGATATTTGGGCTTTAAGCCTTAGACGTGGAAAGATTCGCCGCACCCGCAGCGTCCCTTTTCGTTGGGATTGGAAAACCGAAAACCGCTTTCCAACTTGTCTTCCACGTAATCCATTTCGGTGCCGATGATAAACATGGTGGCTTTGGGATCGATTAAGATGGTCAATCCGTTCACTTCCATTTCGTCATCAAACTCGTTCTTTTCGTCGGCAAACTCCAGGGTGTAGGACAAGCCCGAGCACCCCTTGGTTTGCACACCGATGCGGATACCGGCAGATGGTTTACCGCGACCGTCCAACAACGCTTTGACCTGGGTCACAGCGGCGTCGGTCAGATGTATTGGTGCAGGCATGTTCATAATCAGTCCCCTTGATCCTTCACGATCTGGTTATTCGGCAGCGTCTTGGCCTTCGTCTTGAACGTCGCCGGTTTTGCCTTTGTAGTCTTCGATAGCCGCTTTGATCGCGTCTTCGGCCAGGACCGAACAGTGGATCTTCACCGGCGGCAAAGCCAGTTCTTCGGCGATGTCGGTGTTTTTGATCTCACCGGCTTCGTCAATGGTTTTGCCTTTGACCCATTCGGTGACCAGCGAGCTCGACGCGATGGCCGAACCACAGCCGAACGTTTTGAACTTGGCATCTTCGATGATGCCGTCCGTGCCGACTTTGATTTGCAGCTTCATCACGTCACCACACGCCGGTGCACCCACCAAGCCTGTGCCGACATCGCCGTCGCCGTCTTCCATGGCGCCGACGTTGCGCGGGTTTTCGTAGTGATCGATGAGTTCTTTACTGTAGGCCATTGTCTATTCTCCTTCACTGCTCGGGGATGGCAGTGCTGTGGTTGAACTTAGTGTTCCGCCCATTTGATGGACTTCAAATCGATGCCGGCTTGCGCCATGTCCCAAAGCGGGCTCAGTTCACGCAGGCGGTTGACTTCTTTGGAAATGCGCTCGATGGCGTATTCAACGTCGTCTTCGGTGGTGAAGCGTCCCAGTCCCAACCGCAACGAAGTGTGCGCCAATTCGTCTTCAACGCCTAAGGCGCGCAGCACGTAGCTGGGCTCAAGAGAAGCGGATGTGCACGCCGAACCGCTTGAGACCGCCAAGTCTTTGATGCCCATCATCAAGCCTTCACCTTCGACGTAAGCGAATGAGATGTTCAAGTTGCCGGGGATGCGGCTTTCCAGATCGCCGTTCAAAAAGATTTCCGGAATGCGCTGGCGCAGGCCTTGGTAGAGGCGATTTTGGAAATCGCGCAGGCGTTCGGCCTCCGCCGCCATTTCTTTCTTCGCCAATTCACATGCTTTGCCCAAGCCAACAACCAACGGCGTCGGCAAGGTGCCCGAACGCATGCCGCGTTCTTGGCCGCCACCGTGGATCAGCGGGACCAGGCGCACGCGTGGTTTCTTGCGCACATACATGGCACCAATGCCCATGGGGCCGTAGACCTTGTGGCCGGAAATCGACATCATGTCGATGTTCATTTCGTTCACATCCAGCGGAATTTTGCCGACCGCTTGGGCCGCGTCCGTGTGGAAGAACGTTTTGTTTTCGCGGCACAGCGCACCGATTTCTTTGAGCGGCTGGATCACGCCAATTTCGTTGTTCACCGCCATGATGGACACCAACAAAGTCTTGTCGGTCATCGCTGCTTTCAATGCGTCCAGATCGATCAAGCCGTCTTCTTTGACGTGCAGGTATGTCACCTCAAAGCCGTCTTGCTGCAAGGAACGGCAGGTTTCCAACACACACTTGTGTTCGGTAACACAGGTGATGATGTGATTTTTCTTATCGCCGTAAAACTTCGCCACACCTTTGATGGCGAGGTTGTTGGACTCGGTCGCGCCAGAGGTGAAGATGATTTCCTTCGGGTTCGCACCGATGAGATCGGCGACATTTCCGCGCGCGACTTCGACCGCGTCTTCCGCTTCCCAACCAAAGTGGTGATTGCGCGAATGCGGGTTGCCGAACTTGGTCGTCCAATAAGGGGCCATCGCCTCAACCACGCGGGGGTCGGTGGGGGTAGTGGCTTGGTAATCCAAATAGAGAGGATCGTTTTGGGTCCACGTTTTTGCGGTCATATTTTTTATTTCAACCTTGCTGTTTGTCTAAGCTGCCGACTGGGCGGTGTTTGGGGCTGTATTCTTACGTTGATATAGGTTCGTCCAGACGGAAATAAAGTGTTCGATCTCTTCAATTTTATTTGTTTGGGCAAGCGAAACACGCACAGCAGACCGTGCGATGTCCGCAGGCAAGCCCATGGCCGTCAAAACGGCGCTCGATTTCGTTTTACCCGACGCGCAGGCTGATCCTGCACTGACGGCGATGCCTTCCAAATCGAAATTCATCACTTGGGTCTCTGCGTCGACGCCGGGCATGGCGATAAAGCTGGTGTTGGGCAGGCGGTCCCACAATTGTGCGATGACGGTTGCATCTGGGGCGCAATCGAGAATGCGCGCTTCCAATGTGTCGCGCAGCGCTTTGACGTGAGCCATGCCCGCCAATTCGGCTATCGCAATTTCTGCGGCCAAGCCAAAGCCGACGATACCGGGCACATTTTCCGTGCCGCCGCGCACGCCTTTTTCCTGACCGCCGCCGGGGTTGATGGCGGTGAGGTCTACGTCTTTGGTGGCGATCAAGGCACCCACACCCAACGGCCCGCCGATTTTGTGTGCGGACACGCTCATCATATCGACGCCAAGGCTTTCAAAATCCACATCGACTTTGCCCAATGCTTGAACAGCGTCGGTATGGACCAAAGCCGAGTAACGATGCGCGATGTTGGCGATGCCTTCGAGTTGTTGCAACACGCCAGTTTCATTGTTGGCCAGCATCACCGACACCACAACATCGTCGCCGCCGCCCGCGAACAGCTCATCCAATTGGAACGGATCGATGAGACCGTTGACGTCTACGGGAATGATCTCGACATGATCTGCGACCCGGAGCACGGCGGCATGATCCGTCGCCCCGGCCCAAATTTTGTCTCGCCCTGTGCACGTCAGCGCCAAGGTGTTGGCTTCGGTCCCACAGGACGTAAAGACGATCTGCGCACTTTTGGGGGCGTTGACGGCTGTGCGGATTTGTTCGCGGGCATCTTCAACGGCGCGGCGCGCTTTGCGGCCAGAGGCGTGAACGGACGAAGGATTGCCTCCGGCTTCCATGGCGCGCACGACAGCGTCGCGCACTTTCGGGCGCGTCGGCGACGTTGCGTTATGATCCATGTAAACCTGTTGGCTCATGGTAGATGCCTTCCGTTGAGAATGCCTAAAGTCTAAAAGCGTTTATTCCGCAGCTATGATATCGGTGGGAATGTTGGCAACCATTTCTTCGAACAGTTCCGGCTGCGGACCCAAAACACGGCGTGCGCAGACGTCGGCCAAAGTGACCGAGCTCAGATACAAGTGGATTTGATAGCTCAGCGCTTGCCACAGGTCATGGGTCAAGCAACGCGCTTTGTCGGAATGACAGCCCTCGGCTTTGGAGCAGCGGGTGGCCGAGATCGGTTCATCCACCGCAGTGATCACATCCGAGATGCGAATTTCGGTGACGGAGCGCGACAGCAAATATCCACCACCCGGTCCACGAACACTTTTGACCAAACCTGCACGGCGCAGTTTGCCAAACAGCTGTTCCAGATAAGACAGCGAAATTTCTTGGCGGTCGGCAATGTCTGCCAATGCCACGGGTTTGCCTGGTTCGTTCTTGCCGAGGTCAGCCATCGCCATAACGGCATAACGTCCTTTGGTGCTCAACTTCACGTCCGTTCTCCTTCTTCTTTTTCGTTCCAGGCGGACTTAAGCATCTTCGCTCAAGTTCACCACTTTTTTCTGAGCGCTTGCGGACCCAGCTTCGTCTTTCGACTTGGCCGCAGCGTCCTGCTCGTATTCCAATTCTTCGACGCGCTCCATCAATGTCGACACCTGCGCGCGCAAATTATCGATGGTGCGCAAAACCGGGTCCGGGCAACCGTCGGACGGTGTACCGTAGGCCACGAAGTCTTTCGCATGTTCTTTGTCGCGCGGCATAACAACACGGGCCGGGATGCCCACAGCCGTCACACCCGAAGGGACATCGCGCGTAACCACGGCGTTGGCGCCAATGCGCGCATCCTTACCCACCGTGATGGGGCCCAAAACCTGCGCACCGGAACCAACGATCACACCATCTTCCAAAGTTGGGTGGCGCTTTTGGTTCACTTGCGTGTGGCTGTCGACGCTGGGCGATGTGCCGCCCAAGGTCACAATTTGATAGATCGTCACGTCATCGCCGATTTTACTGGTTTCGCCAATCACGACACCGTCACCGTGATCAATGAAAAAACGCCGGCCAATGGTCGCACCCGGATGAATTTCAATGCCCGTGAAGAAACGGGCCGCCTGAGAAATCATGCGCGCAATGAAGCGCACATCGTGCCTCCACAGCCAATGTGACAGGCGATAAGCCTGGATTGCGTGGAACCCCGGATACAGCAACGCGACCTCCAAACGAGTCCGCGCCGCAGGGTCGCGAGCGATAAATGAATCGATATCTTCTTTAAGCCTCTTGAAAATCATGGCCTATCCAATATGTTTGTGCACAAGCGACCACATGCGGTAAAAGGTCTATTCCCTTGACCGCCGTGTGCAAGTGGCGCACACAATGTTGCATTACATGCTCAGAATATAAGATACCCGACTACCAGGGTCAAGTATTCTAGGGCAATTTACGGAAAAAAAGTTGTGAAAATGCTGCAGCGTGTCAAAAATCGCAACCCATTGAAACTTAAGCGGTAAAATAGAGCAAATGCCCGAAGTCATCTTCAACGGACCCGAAGGCCGCCTGGAAGGGCGCTACCATCATTCCAAAAAACCCGGAGCGCCGATTGCGCTTATTTTGCACCCGCACCCACAGTTCGGCGGAACCATGAATAACAAGGTCGTGTACGCCATGTACCAGGCCTTCGTAAAACGCGGTTTTTCAACTTTGCGGTTTAATTTTCGCGGAGTCGGCCGTTCT includes:
- the cysE gene encoding serine O-acetyltransferase, yielding MIFKRLKEDIDSFIARDPAARTRLEVALLYPGFHAIQAYRLSHWLWRHDVRFIARMISQAARFFTGIEIHPGATIGRRFFIDHGDGVVIGETSKIGDDVTIYQIVTLGGTSPSVDSHTQVNQKRHPTLEDGVIVGSGAQVLGPITVGKDARIGANAVVTRDVPSGVTAVGIPARVVMPRDKEHAKDFVAYGTPSDGCPDPVLRTIDNLRAQVSTLMERVEELEYEQDAAAKSKDEAGSASAQKKVVNLSEDA
- the iscU gene encoding Fe-S cluster assembly scaffold IscU gives rise to the protein MAYSKELIDHYENPRNVGAMEDGDGDVGTGLVGAPACGDVMKLQIKVGTDGIIEDAKFKTFGCGSAIASSSLVTEWVKGKTIDEAGEIKNTDIAEELALPPVKIHCSVLAEDAIKAAIEDYKGKTGDVQDEGQDAAE
- a CDS encoding DUF599 domain-containing protein yields the protein MPDIAIIDLAALAWFFIVWNGYILYADRLKHGGHNLMSVMKKHRAGWMQQLLRRDMRMVDTTIMSALMRSVGLFSSITLLILAGLLAILGSLDKVQALVEGVPYLSEASKATWELKILLLLLIFIYAFFKCAWSLRQFNYSVILVGAAPPPSEADSDDAQAFAEGASEVLALAVANFNRAMRSYYYGLAALSWFLHPVLFAIATVWVTAVVYRREFRSQTLGYLHSIPGMGGKP
- the hscA gene encoding Fe-S protein assembly chaperone HscA; translated protein: MVTLLQIHEPGETPAPHEGESELAIGIDLGTTNSVVAVSSENSVDVLKDDDGTALVPSIVAYAPDGSPIVGELAKRLLLSRPDSVVSSIKRLMGRGAEDVKGLGGQLPFEIEPHVEGESQLVRLNIGGHKMTPIEISADILRALRDRAEEHLSAKIGKAVITVPAYFDDAQRVATKDAARLAGLDVLRLVNEPTAAALAYGLDKEAEGLYAVYDLGGGTFDLSVLRMEKGVFQVLATGGDAALGGDDFDHAIADHFLTQRKAELGETELNSGEVKVALMTARLAKECLTTEDSGEWMLQAGDTSTKHTLTRAEFDGLSADLVKRTIKICHEVLTEAGYDPLDVKGVVLVGGSTRVPAVRAAVEGYFGSEPLADIDPDQVVAVGAALQAEALTVGSDTLLLDVTPLSLGLETMGGIVEKVIPRNTPIPVAKAQEFTTYQDGQTAMAIHVVQGEREMVDQNRSLARFNLTGIPQMAAGAAHIRVTFQVDADGLLTVTAGEDTSGIEAKVEVKPSYGLSEDEMSQMLYDSMAHAKDDMELRLLTEARVEAERAMLAVRAALQADCRLLSVEEREAIGEVMDEVIETIKGTDRDAINQVAGKLDTATQVFAEKRMDKGIRDALTGVSMDKLESSVVEGEEGQ
- the mnmA gene encoding tRNA 2-thiouridine(34) synthase MnmA: MKLDLPQSAHNKPPAETRVVVAMSGGVDSSVTAALLKEAGFDVVGITMQLYDHGIAIDKPGTCCAGRDIHDARRVADDIGIPHYVLDFEERFKAEVMEVFADTYLAGETPIPCVHCNDTIKFKDLLDKAKDLGAEALVTGHYVRRLDGPDGAELHRGQDHSRDQSYFLFSTPGDAVEMLWFPLGACTKDEARAEAERLGLDIAKKPDSQDICFVPEGKYLDVVNKLRPGALEPGDVVDMDGNVLGQHDGVIKYTVGQRRGLGISGPEPIYVVKIDADTNQVVVGCKADLLANALTIRDVNWIGDGDTIPADGIDCVVKLRSLSPAVPAHITPMQDGRATVHLKEPFSAIAPGQACVFYDGERLLGGGWIEKG
- a CDS encoding Rrf2 family transcriptional regulator, whose protein sequence is MKLSTKGRYAVMAMADLGKNEPGKPVALADIADRQEISLSYLEQLFGKLRRAGLVKSVRGPGGGYLLSRSVTEIRISDVITAVDEPISATRCSKAEGCHSDKARCLTHDLWQALSYQIHLYLSSVTLADVCARRVLGPQPELFEEMVANIPTDIIAAE
- a CDS encoding HesB/IscA family protein translates to MNMPAPIHLTDAAVTQVKALLDGRGKPSAGIRIGVQTKGCSGLSYTLEFADEKNEFDDEMEVNGLTILIDPKATMFIIGTEMDYVEDKLESGFRFSNPNEKGRCGCGESFHV
- a CDS encoding cysteine desulfurase family protein translates to MSQQVYMDHNATSPTRPKVRDAVVRAMEAGGNPSSVHASGRKARRAVEDAREQIRTAVNAPKSAQIVFTSCGTEANTLALTCTGRDKIWAGATDHAAVLRVADHVEIIPVDVNGLIDPFQLDELFAGGGDDVVVSVMLANNETGVLQQLEGIANIAHRYSALVHTDAVQALGKVDVDFESLGVDMMSVSAHKIGGPLGVGALIATKDVDLTAINPGGGQEKGVRGGTENVPGIVGFGLAAEIAIAELAGMAHVKALRDTLEARILDCAPDATVIAQLWDRLPNTSFIAMPGVDAETQVMNFDLEGIAVSAGSACASGKTKSSAVLTAMGLPADIARSAVRVSLAQTNKIEEIEHFISVWTNLYQRKNTAPNTAQSAA
- a CDS encoding IscS subfamily cysteine desulfurase, which codes for MTAKTWTQNDPLYLDYQATTPTDPRVVEAMAPYWTTKFGNPHSRNHHFGWEAEDAVEVARGNVADLIGANPKEIIFTSGATESNNLAIKGVAKFYGDKKNHIITCVTEHKCVLETCRSLQQDGFEVTYLHVKEDGLIDLDALKAAMTDKTLLVSIMAVNNEIGVIQPLKEIGALCRENKTFFHTDAAQAVGKIPLDVNEMNIDMMSISGHKVYGPMGIGAMYVRKKPRVRLVPLIHGGGQERGMRSGTLPTPLVVGLGKACELAKKEMAAEAERLRDFQNRLYQGLRQRIPEIFLNGDLESRIPGNLNISFAYVEGEGLMMGIKDLAVSSGSACTSASLEPSYVLRALGVEDELAHTSLRLGLGRFTTEDDVEYAIERISKEVNRLRELSPLWDMAQAGIDLKSIKWAEH
- the iscX gene encoding Fe-S cluster assembly protein IscX, whose translation is MRWTDVYDIAIELEDAHPDADIMHVRFTDLWKWVQELPSFDDDPEKSSEKILEAIQMAWLEERDD
- a CDS encoding ferredoxin family 2Fe-2S iron-sulfur cluster binding protein; its protein translation is MPKMTFIDDEGKRTEVDAPVGLSVLEIAHKNGLDLEGACEGSLACSTCHVVVEDKWFDKLDEATEEEEDMLDLAFGLTHTSRLGCQIKMTEDLDGLEVTLPAGTRNMLLD
- the hscB gene encoding Fe-S protein assembly co-chaperone HscB gives rise to the protein MNDENVHVQNETLKPCWSCKGPVPVASLFCSTCEAVQGPAPVNHFERLGINLTFDVDVSAIDRLYFDLQRQLHPDRFATKAPKEKALSQQQATALNDAYEVLKDPLKRADYLVHVLGVDVFPEGCNLVNDQAILMEAMEMREKLMMADSMAALNDIQRETKSEIDDVLKALSLAFQGEDIHGACQLTTRLKYLDKMMGEVRQARARLLA